Genomic DNA from Deltaproteobacteria bacterium:
CTATGTGCGCAAACGACCCGATATCTGTCAGCCCGGACCCCTCCAAACGAATTCCGTGGTAGTTGACGTTTACTATCGAACTAAACTAAGCTTAGTCTATTATGGAACAAATCAATATCCATCAGGCCAAGACACAGCTTTCAAAATTGGTCGATCTTGCAGCCGGCGGCCGCGAGATCATTATTGCCAAGGCTGGCAAACCCCTAGCGCGCCTGGTGCCTTACGCGCGCCCGCGTGAAGCTCGCCGGCCAGGACTGCTCAAGGGCAAGATCCGCGTCAAGAAAAATTTTGACGCCCCCCTCAGCGATGAGTTGCTGGATGCGTTTGAAGGGAAATCTTGACGGTGCGGCTGCTCTTGGACACACATGTACTTGTCTGGTGGCTGGCCGATGACAGCAAACTCAAAAAGACAGCGCGAGACCTCATCGCCGATCCTCGGAATGAAGTTTTCGCCAGTGCGGTGGTGGTCTGGGAAGTTGCCATCAAATCGGCCTTGGGACGCATAGCTGTCGCCGTTGATGAATTCGAGGCCGCGATCCATGACAACGGGTTTGAAGCCTTGCCGGTAAGTTTGCAGCATGCCGCGCGCGTCGCTCACCTGCCCAAGATCCATCGCGATCCGTTTGACCGCATGCTCGTCGCCCAGGCGAGCATTGAAGAACTCCGTTTAGTCTCCCACGACCGAGTCTTCGAACGCTACGGTCTAGCAACCGAAGGGCTCCCGCCGATCTTTGTCTGATGCAAGACTTAGAAAGAGCACGCTGTCGGCGGCGGTTGGAAAAAGAGAACTTTTCGTGTCGCTTCTTGAAACTAAAAGCAAACTTGGCCCTGCTAGGCATCGCCAGGAGAGTCAAGCAAGGCGAGCACAATGTCCCACGGTCCGACGTAATCAAGCGGTTTACCCGAAGCCAGTACAACTTCGAAACATCCTATCGCCTGGTAGCCCCTCGCTGGAGCTCATATGACAACTCGGCTACCAAGCCAAAACTCTTGGACCAGGGACCATGAAACGAAAAAAAGTACAAAAAGAACCACAAGAATTTTCGGCGGCCGGCGGCCGTGCTCTAAGCTGAGCCGCCAAAGTCGCTCGCAAGACCGCACGCATGCACGGCACGGCGGCGTTTTGGATCAATCACAAAGTAGTTGCGGAACAACCGTAGAGGTCGCTACAGTCAGTCAGTTCGGCGGGACAGCAAGATTCAAGACCTGACCCCAGACTCCCGCAAGAGGTTGTCAATCGCCACGACCACCCAGCGGTCCTAGTTAGCAAAGGAACTTACGCAACCAACGCCCATAGAATCACGCTTCGTCACAACATAGCGCTTATGGCTCGCCCGGCAGCGGTGGGAAACTCTTTGGCGGCCGGCGATGGCGCGTTACGTTCTCGTAGGCGGCGGCGATTTTGAGCAGCGTCGCTTCGCTGAGTTGGCGTCCCAAGAAGTCGATGGTCATTGGCAAGTCGACTGGTTTCGGGCCGTCGTAGTCGCCAACTCTAACGCTGCCGTCCGGGTTTGTGACCGCTTTGCGATCGTACACCTCGCGCATGAAACCGGCCGGCACGGCCACTGCCGGCAGGCCGCCGAATGGGCTTAGGCGCCAGGCGCGCCGGTTGCGCGTATCGAGGACGCGCTCGACGTTGCGCTGGTATTCCACTCCATCGATCATGACGGTTACGGTTTCGCTTACCGATTTGATCGTCTGCGGTTCTTCGGGCGCGCCCAAGAGCGGCGCCGGTAGGGTCTTGGTCGGATAGACCAAAGCGTCGAGCTTGTGATCGGCCATCACCTTGTTCACCAGCATCTGGATCATGGTTCTCTTTGCGTGCAGGTCGGTGATATCTAAGTTGGTAATCCGTGTCCGGCGCACCAACGGTGAGTTATCGCTCTTCTTGCGCAGCCGTTCGGTGCGCGTCACCGCGTCCTGCAAGCGCACTTTGGCCGGGTTGGTCGAGCCTTCGATCGGCGGGTGATCATAGAAGGTGGATTTCTCCAACAGATCGTCAATCGTCTTGATGTTCTTATCGCCGCGCTCGCGCAAATAACTGTTGAGCGCAAACTGCAACTGTCCAGGCGCGTTGGGCTCGGCATCGACGATGATGCGCAGCGTCGCGTCCGGCGGCAGCGCCTGCGGGTTGCCATGCCAATCGACGGCTTTGTTGTTGACCGATGTCCCGGCAAGCGCATCTCTGAACGTCGAAGCGAGGATCGGCGTATAAAGCGACGGCACCAGCTCGGCGATGGCGTTCTTGAACAACTGCCCGCCCGGACCAGGATCGACGATCTCCGCGCCGGTCTTGGCCAGCTCGGCGATGGCCAGATTGGCGACGCGCACGATCTCCTCATCGGCTTTGGTGAGCGGCTGCATGAACTCGCGAACCACGCCGATGCGATAACCCTTGAGACTCTTCGGCGCCGCCGCTCGCTCGTAAGGTTCCGCCGGCTTGTGACCCACACTCGCGGCGGTAACCGGATCGCGCGGATCGTAGCCGGTGATCTGGCTCAGCACCAGCGCCGCGTCGCGCACGTTGCGACAGAGAACGCCGGGCCGGTCATCGGTCAATGACGCGGGAATGAGCCCGGCGCGGCTGACCAACGTGTTGGTGGCAACAACGCCGACAAGACCGCTGTTGAAAGCGGGATTGCGCACCGACGCACCGGTCTCTTCGCCGATGGCGCACATGACCAGATTCGCCGCGACCGCCGCACCGGGTCCGCCGCTCGAGCTGCCCGGACTGCGCGTGGTGTCATACGGATTGCACGTCGTGCCGCCGTCGGTGCTGCGCACTCCGGAAGCGTATTCGCCGAGATTGGCTTTGGCCAAAATGATCGCGCCGGCCTGGCGCAAACGGGCGATGACTTCCGCGTCGCGCGGCGGCCGATCGTTGGCATAGGGAGCGGCCGCGCCGCTGGTCGAGCGCATATCGAAGGTGTCGAACTGATCTTTGACCGCCAAAGGAATCCCGTGCAGCGGCCCGACAAACTTTCCGGTGCGGCGCAAATGATCGTCTAAACTCTGCGCCGTTTCCAAGGCGTCAGGCATCTTCGGATCGTTGTCGCTCTTATCGGTCTTCGACCGCTTGCCGCGCAAGTTGAGCGTGATGAGCGCGTTAACCTGGCCGGCATTCTCGATCGGCCGGATCGAGCCCAGCTGCAAACCCGTCGCCGGATCAACGTCACCAGTCACGCATCTCCCGTTGTAAGCTTCGATCCGTTTCAAATAGAGATTCACCAACTGTGTCGCCGTCAAACGCTTCGTTCTGAACTCCTGGTGGACCTCCGCAATCGTGGCTTCCTGCAGATGAAACCTTGCCTTTTGGGCAGCGGCGGTAGCCGCAACACCCGCTA
This window encodes:
- a CDS encoding type II toxin-antitoxin system Phd/YefM family antitoxin, which gives rise to MEQINIHQAKTQLSKLVDLAAGGREIIIAKAGKPLARLVPYARPREARRPGLLKGKIRVKKNFDAPLSDELLDAFEGKS
- a CDS encoding type II toxin-antitoxin system VapC family toxin; the encoded protein is MRLLLDTHVLVWWLADDSKLKKTARDLIADPRNEVFASAVVVWEVAIKSALGRIAVAVDEFEAAIHDNGFEALPVSLQHAARVAHLPKIHRDPFDRMLVAQASIEELRLVSHDRVFERYGLATEGLPPIFV
- a CDS encoding amidase, producing MHININKLRRDIIAFAAMTLLAVAGVAATAAAQKARFHLQEATIAEVHQEFRTKRLTATQLVNLYLKRIEAYNGRCVTGDVDPATGLQLGSIRPIENAGQVNALITLNLRGKRSKTDKSDNDPKMPDALETAQSLDDHLRRTGKFVGPLHGIPLAVKDQFDTFDMRSTSGAAAPYANDRPPRDAEVIARLRQAGAIILAKANLGEYASGVRSTDGGTTCNPYDTTRSPGSSSGGPGAAVAANLVMCAIGEETGASVRNPAFNSGLVGVVATNTLVSRAGLIPASLTDDRPGVLCRNVRDAALVLSQITGYDPRDPVTAASVGHKPAEPYERAAAPKSLKGYRIGVVREFMQPLTKADEEIVRVANLAIAELAKTGAEIVDPGPGGQLFKNAIAELVPSLYTPILASTFRDALAGTSVNNKAVDWHGNPQALPPDATLRIIVDAEPNAPGQLQFALNSYLRERGDKNIKTIDDLLEKSTFYDHPPIEGSTNPAKVRLQDAVTRTERLRKKSDNSPLVRRTRITNLDITDLHAKRTMIQMLVNKVMADHKLDALVYPTKTLPAPLLGAPEEPQTIKSVSETVTVMIDGVEYQRNVERVLDTRNRRAWRLSPFGGLPAVAVPAGFMREVYDRKAVTNPDGSVRVGDYDGPKPVDLPMTIDFLGRQLSEATLLKIAAAYENVTRHRRPPKSFPPLPGEP